In bacterium, a single genomic region encodes these proteins:
- the pstC gene encoding phosphate ABC transporter permease subunit PstC produces the protein MKSPALDPLRRLDLRDRRADKLFHLIVLGCAVFVLVALLGAALSMLWGGREAFLTFGWKFLWSSQWDAVQKNFGALIPIYGTLITALLAMTMAVPVSFGVALFLTEIAPKWLRMPVASAIDLLAGIPSIIYGMWGLFVFVPFMAKYVDPWLTNHLGTLPVVGTLFRGPAIGLGMLTAGIVLAVMVIPFIAAVMREVFATVPSTLKESAYALGSTTWEVVWHVVLPYTRSAVTGGVFLGLGRALGETMAVTFVLGNSHRLSASLLEPGNSIAATIANEFTEADSSLYLSSLIALGFLLFVVTFIVLAIARLMLRRMSRMEGN, from the coding sequence GTGAAAAGTCCGGCCCTTGATCCTCTGCGGCGTCTCGACCTGCGGGATCGGCGTGCCGACAAACTATTCCACCTTATTGTCCTGGGCTGCGCCGTCTTCGTGCTCGTGGCCCTGCTCGGCGCGGCATTGTCCATGCTCTGGGGTGGACGCGAAGCTTTCTTGACTTTCGGCTGGAAGTTTCTCTGGAGCAGCCAGTGGGATGCCGTGCAGAAAAACTTCGGCGCGCTCATTCCGATCTACGGAACCCTGATCACCGCGCTGCTCGCCATGACCATGGCCGTGCCGGTCAGTTTCGGCGTTGCCTTGTTCCTTACCGAAATCGCGCCCAAGTGGCTGCGCATGCCCGTCGCCTCGGCGATTGATCTGCTCGCCGGAATCCCGTCCATCATCTACGGCATGTGGGGCCTCTTTGTATTTGTCCCTTTCATGGCCAAGTATGTGGATCCCTGGCTGACCAATCATCTGGGAACGCTGCCGGTGGTTGGGACCCTGTTCAGAGGTCCCGCGATTGGCCTGGGAATGCTCACGGCAGGAATCGTGCTGGCCGTGATGGTCATCCCGTTTATTGCGGCTGTGATGCGTGAAGTCTTCGCCACCGTCCCCTCCACCTTGAAAGAGTCGGCCTATGCGCTGGGATCCACCACCTGGGAGGTGGTGTGGCATGTGGTTCTGCCCTACACCCGCTCGGCGGTCACCGGCGGTGTCTTTCTCGGGCTGGGCCGCGCCCTCGGCGAGACCATGGCCGTAACCTTCGTGCTGGGCAATTCGCACCGGCTGTCGGCGTCGCTGCTCGAACCCGGCAATTCCATTGCGGCCACCATCGCTAATGAATTTACGGAAGCCGATTCCTCGCTTTATCTGTCTTCGCTGATTGCCCTCGGCTTCCTGCTGTTCGTCGTCACCTTCATCGTGCTGGCTATTGCCCGCCTGATGCTGCGCCGCATGTCGCGCATGGAGGGCAACTGA
- the pstA gene encoding phosphate ABC transporter permease PstA: MDVNDRLLYRRRLADGAARTLATLAAVIGLFWLSWILWTTLSKGLPVLTWRLFTELTPPPGSDGGLLNAFVGSILMSGLAVLMGTPIGIGAGMYLAEYARHTRLGHTIRFVNDILLSAPSIVIGLFVYTITVKQMGHFSALAGAVALAFIVLPVVVRTTDEMLQLVPSATKEAALALGVPRHKVIRHVLFRASLSGVLTGVLLALARISGETAPLLFTALNNPYWSLKLNQPMANVPVVIFQYAMSPYEYWHALAWAGAFVMTMLVLALGIISRIILLRNRRQNG; encoded by the coding sequence ATGGATGTGAATGATCGCCTGCTCTACCGCCGCCGTCTCGCAGACGGCGCCGCGAGGACTCTTGCCACGCTCGCCGCCGTCATCGGCCTGTTCTGGTTAAGCTGGATATTGTGGACCACCTTAAGCAAAGGCCTGCCGGTGCTGACGTGGCGGCTCTTCACGGAATTGACTCCGCCCCCCGGATCCGACGGCGGCCTGCTCAATGCCTTTGTGGGCAGCATCCTCATGAGCGGACTTGCGGTGCTTATGGGAACACCCATCGGCATCGGCGCCGGAATGTATCTCGCCGAATACGCGCGCCATACAAGGCTCGGCCATACCATCCGTTTTGTGAACGACATTCTGCTCTCGGCGCCGTCGATTGTCATCGGCCTGTTCGTGTATACCATTACGGTCAAGCAAATGGGACACTTTTCCGCCCTCGCGGGCGCGGTGGCGCTGGCGTTCATCGTGCTGCCCGTGGTGGTTCGGACGACGGACGAAATGCTCCAGTTAGTTCCGTCCGCCACCAAGGAAGCTGCGCTGGCACTGGGAGTGCCACGGCACAAAGTGATCCGGCACGTGCTCTTCCGCGCCTCGCTGTCCGGCGTGCTCACGGGAGTCCTGCTGGCGCTGGCCCGCATCTCCGGCGAAACCGCGCCGCTCCTGTTCACGGCGCTGAACAACCCGTATTGGAGTCTGAAACTGAACCAGCCTATGGCCAATGTGCCTGTGGTCATTTTTCAATATGCCATGAGTCCCTACGAGTACTGGCACGCTCTGGCCTGGGCCGGAGCCTTCGTGATGACCATGCTCGTGCTGGCTCTGGGGATCATCTCCCGCATCATCCTGTTACGCAACCGGCGGCAAAATGGTTAG
- the pstB gene encoding phosphate ABC transporter ATP-binding protein PstB, whose amino-acid sequence MEVVDLTFNYGKFRALQSLNMNIPERSITALIGPSGCGKSTLLRIFNRIYEIYPGQVATGKVLLDGENVIDRNYSIHRLRSKVGMVFQKPVPFPMTIYENVAFAIRHFEHLTRHGMDERVEQALRDSALWDEVKDKLAQSALSLSGGQQQRLCIARAVALHPDVLLLDEPTSALDPISTAKIEQLVADLTKQYTFVIVTHNMQQAARVSDYTGFMFLGELVEFGTTKDIFENPRKRQTEDYITGRFG is encoded by the coding sequence ATCGAAGTGGTAGACCTTACGTTCAATTACGGCAAGTTCAGGGCGCTGCAGTCGCTGAACATGAACATCCCGGAACGATCCATCACCGCGCTGATCGGCCCGTCCGGCTGCGGCAAGTCCACCCTGCTGCGCATCTTCAATCGCATCTACGAAATCTATCCGGGTCAGGTTGCCACAGGCAAGGTCCTGCTCGACGGCGAGAATGTGATCGACCGCAATTACTCGATCCATCGCCTTCGCAGCAAGGTCGGCATGGTGTTCCAGAAACCCGTGCCCTTTCCCATGACCATTTACGAAAACGTGGCATTCGCCATTCGCCATTTCGAACATCTCACCCGCCACGGGATGGATGAGCGGGTCGAACAGGCCCTGCGCGATTCCGCTCTGTGGGATGAAGTCAAGGACAAACTCGCCCAGAGCGCTCTGAGCCTGTCCGGAGGCCAGCAGCAGCGGCTCTGTATTGCCCGGGCGGTTGCCCTGCACCCGGACGTGCTCCTGCTCGACGAACCGACCTCCGCGCTGGACCCGATCTCGACGGCCAAAATCGAACAACTCGTCGCCGATCTCACCAAGCAGTACACCTTCGTGATCGTCACTCACAACATGCAGCAGGCCGCCCGCGTCTCCGACTACACCGGCTTCATGTTCCTCGGCGAACTGGTGGAGTTCGGCACCACCAAGGATATTTTCGAAAATCCCCGAAAGCGTCAGACGGAAGATTACATTACCGGACGTTTCGGATAA
- the phoU gene encoding phosphate signaling complex protein PhoU: MPAHLQKDLEKLKKIILEMGTIIEESISLAITALSTNDRTIAEQVIAEDADVDQREVHIEEECLKILALHQPVARDLRFVVAVLKMNNDLERIGDFAVNTAERVIFLSERGPVPVPKGLNAMAQKAAQMVRQCLDALIESDVKLAKSVILSDDDVDEQRDRLFTIVLNEIRRDPEHLDQWIQILSCIRYLERIADLSTNIAQDVVYLVEGEVVRHRELSVEADPRRHSGGGPKPHP, encoded by the coding sequence ATGCCCGCACATCTCCAAAAAGATCTCGAGAAACTCAAGAAGATCATCCTCGAAATGGGAACCATTATCGAGGAGAGCATCTCGCTCGCCATCACCGCGCTGAGCACCAATGACCGCACCATCGCCGAGCAGGTGATTGCCGAAGACGCGGACGTGGACCAGCGGGAAGTGCATATCGAAGAGGAATGCCTGAAGATCCTCGCGCTGCACCAGCCCGTGGCCCGCGATCTCCGCTTTGTCGTCGCGGTGCTCAAGATGAACAACGATCTCGAACGCATCGGTGACTTCGCCGTGAACACCGCCGAGCGCGTGATCTTCCTGTCCGAGCGCGGTCCCGTGCCGGTTCCCAAAGGCCTGAACGCGATGGCCCAGAAAGCGGCGCAGATGGTGCGACAGTGCCTCGATGCCCTGATCGAGTCCGACGTCAAACTCGCCAAGAGCGTCATTCTCTCCGATGATGACGTGGATGAGCAGCGGGACAGACTCTTCACCATTGTGTTGAATGAAATCCGCCGCGATCCCGAACACCTCGATCAGTGGATTCAGATTCTCTCCTGCATTCGCTACCTCGAGCGCATCGCCGATCTGTCGACCAATATCGCGCAGGACGTCGTGTACCTCGTCGAAGGGGAAGTGGTGCGGCACCGCGAATTGTCCGTGGAGGCCGATCCCCGCAGGCATTCCGGCGGCGGACCGAAGCCGCATCCCTGA
- a CDS encoding response regulator: MQAVRVLVVDDSRFVRRIIKLLLEATGDFVVVGEAADGEDGLAKARDLHPDVITLDVDMPMLDGLGMLHCLRQESDVPVVFVTGLPGLADELARRPQGLGAVDTVVKTFSDHALDLSLFGDELVAKLREILYSPGMKRDERD; encoded by the coding sequence GTGCAGGCGGTACGAGTGCTCGTGGTGGATGATTCCCGTTTTGTGCGGCGGATTATCAAGCTCTTGTTAGAAGCCACAGGGGATTTTGTGGTGGTCGGCGAGGCGGCGGATGGCGAGGATGGCCTGGCCAAGGCCCGGGATCTGCATCCGGACGTCATCACACTGGACGTGGACATGCCGATGCTGGATGGACTGGGAATGCTGCACTGTCTGCGACAGGAGAGCGATGTGCCGGTGGTGTTTGTCACTGGGTTGCCGGGTCTGGCGGATGAGCTGGCGCGGCGTCCACAGGGGTTGGGCGCGGTCGATACGGTGGTGAAGACATTTTCGGATCATGCGCTGGATTTGAGCCTGTTCGGCGATGAGTTAGTCGCCAAGCTGCGAGAGATCTTGTACTCACCGGGAATGAAACGGGACGAACGGGATTGA
- a CDS encoding HDOD domain-containing protein: protein MATTPAEVRVFPLPSAAAPLAVSDEARLKQVKDQILAAGDLPTLPLIALQVSRLASNPLTGMSEIVRIIRNDPALTAKILRVANSAFYGMPRRIESLNMALVVLGMRELNNLVTCITVLKTFPPVPGSQHFDRRAFWEHSAGCGEIARVIATRLHLRLHGVEFTAGLLHDVGKIVFEQHLHNDFMAAVNLAAEEHLSSVEAEGRKMGVDHAEIGSWLAEVWCLPPSIVEAIRYHHQPIHAPDHAPLTAVVRLADLFTRMLLDPHGRPHLSEELVRDPAWDVLAKQNPEIISLDVVRFAEELEENIERAREFIRLASD, encoded by the coding sequence ATGGCCACCACTCCCGCAGAAGTTCGAGTTTTTCCGTTGCCGTCGGCGGCTGCGCCGCTGGCGGTAAGTGACGAAGCGCGGCTCAAACAAGTTAAAGATCAGATTCTGGCCGCCGGAGATCTGCCGACGCTGCCGCTCATTGCGTTGCAAGTCAGCCGGCTGGCTTCCAATCCGCTGACCGGCATGTCGGAGATTGTGCGGATTATCCGCAACGACCCGGCGCTCACGGCCAAGATTCTGCGCGTGGCCAACAGCGCCTTTTACGGAATGCCGCGGCGGATCGAATCGCTGAACATGGCGCTGGTGGTGCTGGGGATGCGCGAACTGAATAACCTGGTGACGTGCATCACCGTGTTGAAAACCTTTCCGCCAGTGCCGGGCTCGCAGCACTTCGACCGTCGCGCCTTCTGGGAGCATTCGGCGGGCTGCGGCGAGATCGCGCGGGTGATTGCCACGCGGCTGCATTTGCGGTTGCACGGGGTGGAGTTCACCGCCGGACTGCTGCACGACGTGGGCAAGATCGTCTTCGAGCAGCATTTGCACAATGATTTCATGGCGGCAGTCAATCTGGCTGCCGAGGAACACCTGTCATCGGTGGAAGCCGAAGGACGGAAGATGGGTGTGGATCATGCCGAGATCGGATCGTGGCTGGCAGAAGTGTGGTGCCTGCCGCCGTCCATCGTGGAAGCGATCCGGTATCACCATCAGCCGATCCACGCGCCGGACCATGCGCCGCTGACGGCTGTGGTGCGGCTGGCGGATCTGTTTACCCGGATGCTGCTGGATCCTCACGGGCGGCCTCATCTGAGTGAGGAACTGGTGCGGGATCCGGCGTGGGATGTTCTGGCCAAACAGAATCCGGAAATTATCAGTCTGGATGTTGTGCGCTTTGCCGAGGAGCTTGAAGAGAATATTGAGCGGGCGCGGGAGTTTATCCGGCTGGCCAGCGACTGA
- a CDS encoding chemotaxis protein CheW has translation MTTATRGRGTVGSGKGDMLFVSFVLGGTDYGVEVDEVYGIYHGLPIIPTPDSPAVYAGEIQLVDRRIPIVNLRRFAGVSDTCVPPHWIVIVDNVKGPVGFVVDRVSEVVKLTPASLTITDATAPGPVGNYVMAVASHENRPMYLPDFGRLLQDAVQ, from the coding sequence GTGACAACAGCAACTCGGGGCCGGGGCACGGTCGGATCAGGCAAGGGGGACATGTTGTTTGTGTCTTTCGTGCTGGGCGGGACGGATTACGGGGTGGAAGTGGATGAAGTCTACGGCATCTATCACGGATTGCCGATCATTCCGACGCCGGATTCTCCTGCGGTTTATGCCGGGGAGATTCAACTGGTAGATCGCCGGATCCCGATCGTAAATTTACGACGGTTTGCGGGTGTGAGTGATACCTGTGTACCGCCGCATTGGATTGTCATCGTAGATAATGTTAAGGGACCGGTGGGGTTTGTCGTGGACCGGGTATCGGAGGTGGTGAAGTTAACACCGGCCAGCCTCACGATCACGGATGCCACGGCACCGGGACCGGTAGGAAATTATGTTATGGCAGTTGCCAGTCATGAGAACCGGCCGATGTACCTGCCGGATTTCGGTCGACTGCTGCAGGATGCCGTTCAATAG
- a CDS encoding helix-turn-helix domain-containing protein, with the protein MEQQRMEPERIRMLRQRLQLTQEDFAHLIGVTFSTVNRWENGKSAPNRIAYRLLAGLEKKAKATAE; encoded by the coding sequence TTGGAACAACAGAGAATGGAGCCGGAGCGTATCCGCATGCTTCGGCAGAGATTACAGCTTACGCAAGAAGATTTTGCCCATCTTATCGGCGTGACCTTTTCGACGGTCAATCGCTGGGAGAACGGCAAGTCTGCCCCGAATCGCATTGCCTACCGGCTGTTAGCCGGACTGGAAAAGAAGGCTAAAGCAACGGCGGAATAA
- a CDS encoding S8 family serine peptidase: MSVRFRVGMSLVLILVLLSAGVASARDYKLTTDGQAYYFDLSLSKVAVGFAPSMSAEARATFLSTLPAVAAAPIERVEAPLGMTIIRLKSFSDEQAVLATLASLEASPLVDWAAPVLLYDGLEHVPTPHLYVQFASGTPQPTAQSILSRYGLTLLKRCDDWAANVVYAGRAKGSGVESLDLANTLMSDPSVVWAAPDFNRIMRLNTNDPLYGNQWYLYQASRHDIHAPEAWAITTGDTFAVISICDVGVQIAHPDLAGHVNTGYDASDGDSDPTPNTTYQDDGHGTCAAGIAAAVTNNSTGIAGVGYNCRLIGTRMGYIAAGGSGIQTSDSWIINCINYSRDHAKVQSDSWGGGSPSSAVNTALQNAKNAGLTILFSSGNNNTAVSWPATQSSVIAVGATNANDYRCTPADWGSGQGSNYGASLDVVAPGNNQYATDDSRTGAGYSTGSYFASFGGTSGACPVAAGVCALIISRNHALTPDSVQSILQRTANDQVGNPTEDTPGWDQYMGWGRVNAGAAVAAASGYTITSPNGGETWFTGETHSITWTTASVTGNVKLELNRSYPAGTWETIVASISNTGSYSWPVTAPASAVARIRVSSVTTPAINDISDNNFTISAPMVTVTSPNGGESPWAGQSITLSWTSGGFTGNVNIDLNRTYPSGAWETLYSNVANDGSEPWTVTVPATTQARIRVTSVSTPSATDVSDANFTILAPIVTVLSPNGGEQLNVGVSHNITWLPTGFTSPVSIEINRAYPAGTWEMVFPSLLNDSMEAWTVSGPTTTQARIRITSLAVPTTSDVSDANFTIAGAPPRIVHDALGDIATGTGNAVVRASSTSSSIAFVSLYYRAVGTTPFTQIAVPFAAAPDYYARSLSFLLPGSYEYYVEATDNVSQVSRVPSTAPAALYTFTVGPLGGAELGYDDGSAEWFNYPGADSISFRWAVKFGPVPTPFALYGARFAASRSLPDTAHTPVHVAVYLSDGPAGMPGTLLGSYTKGSVGNIVGGLPTGTNWAQVIFRDATGNPLLIPSSEFYIAVSEIQEGYFEAFGRDTNGANAHHSYVFDPCDNQWFSEDAADTLVTHAGNRLIRAQGFGLVPPALTINRVGNDVRLFWNNMGAPAYKVYNAATPGGPFNFIQTTADTFLTVSGADSVTARTFYQVQSVTQ, from the coding sequence ATGAGCGTTCGATTCCGCGTTGGGATGAGTCTGGTTCTGATCCTTGTGCTGCTGTCCGCCGGCGTGGCTTCGGCCCGTGACTACAAGCTGACCACCGATGGTCAGGCGTACTATTTTGACCTCAGCCTGTCCAAAGTTGCCGTAGGCTTTGCCCCATCCATGTCCGCCGAGGCCCGCGCGACCTTCCTGTCCACTCTCCCCGCCGTGGCCGCCGCGCCCATCGAACGCGTTGAGGCCCCGCTCGGCATGACCATTATTCGCCTGAAATCGTTCTCGGATGAGCAGGCCGTGCTCGCCACCCTCGCTTCCCTCGAAGCCTCGCCGCTGGTAGACTGGGCCGCTCCCGTACTGCTCTACGACGGCCTCGAACACGTTCCGACTCCGCATCTCTACGTGCAATTTGCCTCCGGGACTCCGCAGCCCACTGCGCAATCCATTCTCAGCCGCTATGGTCTCACCCTTCTCAAACGCTGTGATGACTGGGCCGCGAACGTGGTGTATGCAGGCCGCGCCAAAGGCAGCGGTGTGGAGAGTCTCGATCTGGCCAACACCCTGATGTCCGATCCTTCCGTCGTCTGGGCAGCGCCCGATTTCAACCGCATCATGCGCCTGAACACCAATGATCCCCTTTACGGCAACCAATGGTACCTGTATCAGGCCAGCCGGCATGACATCCACGCCCCCGAAGCCTGGGCCATTACCACCGGCGACACCTTCGCCGTCATTTCCATCTGCGATGTCGGTGTTCAAATTGCTCATCCAGATCTGGCGGGCCATGTCAATACCGGCTATGATGCGTCCGACGGCGACAGTGATCCGACGCCTAACACCACCTATCAGGATGACGGCCACGGCACCTGCGCCGCGGGAATCGCCGCCGCGGTCACCAACAACTCCACCGGCATTGCCGGCGTGGGCTACAATTGCCGCCTCATCGGCACGCGGATGGGGTACATCGCCGCCGGAGGCTCCGGGATCCAGACCAGCGATAGCTGGATTATCAACTGCATCAACTACTCGCGCGATCACGCCAAGGTTCAGTCCGACTCGTGGGGCGGCGGGTCGCCGTCCAGTGCCGTCAACACCGCGCTGCAAAATGCCAAAAATGCCGGACTGACCATTCTCTTCTCTTCCGGCAACAACAACACCGCCGTCTCATGGCCGGCCACTCAGTCCAGCGTCATCGCCGTCGGTGCCACCAATGCCAATGATTACCGCTGCACACCTGCCGATTGGGGCTCGGGACAGGGGTCCAACTATGGCGCATCGCTGGATGTCGTCGCTCCCGGCAACAACCAGTACGCGACCGACGATTCCCGCACCGGCGCGGGCTACAGCACCGGTTCCTACTTCGCGTCGTTTGGCGGCACCTCCGGTGCCTGCCCCGTCGCGGCAGGAGTCTGTGCGCTGATTATTTCCCGCAACCACGCGCTGACTCCCGACTCCGTGCAATCCATCCTGCAACGCACGGCCAATGATCAGGTCGGCAATCCTACCGAAGATACTCCCGGCTGGGATCAGTACATGGGCTGGGGCCGCGTCAATGCCGGAGCCGCCGTCGCCGCCGCCAGCGGTTACACCATCACGTCGCCCAATGGCGGTGAAACCTGGTTCACCGGCGAAACCCACAGCATCACTTGGACCACCGCTTCTGTCACCGGCAATGTGAAGCTCGAACTCAACCGCAGCTATCCTGCCGGCACATGGGAAACCATCGTCGCCAGCATCAGCAACACGGGGTCCTACTCATGGCCGGTCACCGCTCCGGCATCTGCCGTCGCGCGTATTCGCGTCAGCAGCGTGACCACGCCCGCCATCAATGACATCTCCGATAACAACTTCACCATTTCCGCGCCGATGGTCACCGTCACGTCGCCCAACGGCGGCGAGTCGCCGTGGGCCGGTCAGAGCATTACTCTCAGTTGGACCTCCGGCGGCTTCACCGGCAATGTGAATATCGACCTTAACCGCACCTATCCTTCCGGTGCGTGGGAAACGCTCTATTCCAACGTCGCCAATGATGGCAGCGAACCGTGGACCGTCACCGTTCCCGCCACCACACAGGCTCGCATTCGCGTCACCAGTGTCAGCACTCCGTCGGCCACCGATGTTTCCGATGCCAATTTCACCATTCTCGCGCCCATCGTCACGGTACTTTCACCCAACGGCGGCGAGCAGTTGAATGTCGGCGTCTCCCATAACATCACCTGGCTGCCTACAGGCTTCACCAGCCCCGTTTCCATCGAAATAAACCGCGCTTATCCGGCAGGCACTTGGGAAATGGTGTTCCCCAGTCTGCTCAATGACAGCATGGAAGCCTGGACGGTCTCCGGCCCGACCACCACGCAGGCCCGCATCCGCATTACCAGTCTTGCCGTGCCCACGACCTCCGATGTTTCCGATGCCAACTTCACCATTGCCGGGGCGCCGCCGCGCATTGTGCATGATGCCCTCGGGGACATCGCCACCGGCACAGGCAACGCCGTGGTGCGCGCATCCAGTACCTCCAGCAGTATTGCCTTCGTCTCCCTGTATTATCGGGCCGTTGGCACCACACCCTTTACCCAGATCGCCGTTCCCTTTGCCGCCGCTCCGGATTACTACGCGCGCAGCCTGTCATTCCTGCTGCCCGGCTCCTATGAATATTACGTCGAAGCCACCGACAATGTCTCTCAGGTCAGCCGCGTCCCTTCTACGGCGCCCGCCGCTCTCTACACCTTCACCGTAGGTCCTTTGGGCGGCGCGGAACTCGGCTATGATGATGGCTCCGCCGAATGGTTCAACTATCCCGGCGCGGACAGCATCAGCTTCCGCTGGGCGGTCAAGTTCGGACCCGTGCCCACACCCTTTGCCCTGTACGGCGCGCGCTTTGCCGCTTCCCGCAGTCTGCCCGACACGGCGCACACACCTGTGCATGTCGCCGTCTATCTGTCCGACGGCCCCGCAGGAATGCCCGGTACTCTGCTCGGCAGCTACACCAAGGGCTCCGTCGGCAATATCGTCGGCGGGCTTCCCACAGGCACGAACTGGGCACAGGTGATCTTCCGTGATGCCACCGGTAATCCCCTGCTGATCCCGTCCTCCGAGTTCTACATTGCCGTCTCCGAGATTCAGGAAGGATACTTCGAAGCCTTTGGCCGCGACACCAACGGTGCCAATGCCCACCACTCCTACGTATTCGATCCCTGTGACAATCAGTGGTTCAGCGAAGACGCCGCCGACACCTTAGTCACTCACGCCGGCAACCGCCTCATCCGGGCACAGGGCTTCGGTCTTGTGCCGCCTGCTTTGACCATCAACCGCGTCGGCAATGACGTCCGCCTCTTCTGGAATAACATGGGCGCGCCGGCCTACAAGGTCTACAATGCCGCCACTCCCGGTGGCCCGTTCAATTTCATTCAGACCACCGCTGACACCTTCCTCACCGTCTCCGGTGCCGACAGTGTCACGGCGCGCACTTTCTATCAGGTCCAGTCTGTGACACAGTAA